The Pirellulales bacterium genome has a segment encoding these proteins:
- a CDS encoding Hpt domain-containing protein, whose translation MRNDQRLSDSAVPAISPPSLSTVELLRETERELLVARQKLQTALEDRAVFLSELSHAARTPMTGVVGMCDLLTMGSLLPVQREYLSALRESADQLMSLFNDVCDLARAEAGAIDFEWIGFRLSAVLDDVAHALAPQARRKRLELVFSVGQDVPDLLVGDPQRVRQLLTGLVENSIRLTREGEVLLDVQCGEQHADEVTLRFSVVDTGTPIAPEHRDRVLTPFLSSSRGAYAHYPITPLGMPLVAALAAAMGGKFRFNEDPQLATRYEATIRMLKQTASAGQANGAAGPRLEGQSAVLFEPNRHARQALAALLTRQGISVQEASDIQQARELCAPSPPDYLFVGGWHETADWSALPARAIVVTDWLDTDLSKLPADRAIAVMNKPALVGRLAAALRTVDRAVAQQVTAAKPADANDAPSCAARGAQCEPQEAIARLGGDVGLYGELVQCFLDDNSQLLPKLQAAVEQSDVAALHRAAHSLKGLAATCGAAGVAQWAEQLEQQARLNPIGDLTLPWRRLQQSLADTRQELAPYYKRTS comes from the coding sequence ATGCGAAACGACCAACGGTTGTCTGACTCGGCGGTCCCCGCGATCTCTCCGCCTTCTCTGAGCACTGTCGAGTTGTTGCGCGAGACCGAACGCGAACTGCTCGTCGCTCGGCAAAAGCTGCAGACCGCGCTCGAGGACCGAGCTGTTTTTCTGTCCGAATTGTCGCACGCAGCGCGTACGCCGATGACCGGCGTGGTGGGAATGTGCGACCTGTTGACGATGGGGAGCCTGCTGCCGGTGCAGCGCGAGTACCTTTCCGCGCTGCGCGAATCGGCCGATCAACTCATGTCGCTGTTCAACGACGTCTGCGACTTGGCGCGCGCCGAAGCGGGGGCGATCGATTTTGAATGGATCGGCTTTCGCTTGTCCGCGGTGCTGGACGACGTGGCGCATGCCTTGGCGCCGCAGGCGCGCCGTAAGCGCCTGGAATTGGTCTTCAGCGTGGGGCAGGACGTTCCTGATTTGCTGGTGGGCGACCCGCAGCGCGTGCGCCAATTGCTGACGGGCCTGGTGGAAAACTCGATTCGTTTGACGCGCGAGGGGGAGGTGCTGCTCGATGTGCAATGCGGCGAGCAACACGCCGACGAGGTGACGCTGCGTTTTTCGGTCGTCGACACCGGCACGCCAATCGCCCCGGAACATCGCGATCGCGTGCTCACGCCGTTCTTGTCCAGCAGTCGCGGCGCGTATGCGCACTATCCGATTACACCGCTTGGCATGCCGCTCGTCGCCGCCCTGGCGGCGGCGATGGGGGGTAAGTTCAGGTTCAACGAAGATCCACAGCTTGCCACGCGCTACGAAGCCACGATTCGCATGCTCAAACAGACCGCTAGCGCTGGCCAGGCCAACGGCGCCGCCGGTCCCCGGCTGGAGGGCCAGAGCGCGGTGCTGTTCGAACCGAACCGTCACGCCCGCCAAGCGCTGGCCGCGCTACTGACCCGACAAGGGATATCGGTGCAAGAAGCCTCCGACATCCAACAGGCGCGCGAGTTGTGCGCACCGTCGCCCCCCGATTATTTGTTTGTCGGTGGTTGGCACGAGACCGCGGACTGGAGCGCGCTGCCTGCCCGCGCGATCGTTGTCACCGATTGGCTGGACACCGACCTGTCGAAGTTGCCTGCCGACCGCGCGATTGCCGTCATGAATAAGCCGGCGCTGGTGGGCAGGCTGGCGGCCGCGCTGCGCACCGTAGATCGCGCGGTTGCCCAACAGGTGACCGCCGCCAAACCGGCGGACGCTAACGATGCGCCATCGTGTGCCGCACGCGGAGCGCAATGCGAACCACAGGAGGCGATCGCTCGCCTCGGCGGCGACGTGGGGCTGTACGGCGAACTGGTGCAGTGCTTCTTGGACGACAACTCGCAGTTGTTGCCCAAGCTGCAAGCGGCGGTCGAGCAAAGCGACGTCGCCGCGCTACATCGAGCGGCGCATAGCCTCAAGGGATTGGCCGCCACTTGCGGCGCCGCCGGAGTCGCCCAATGGGCGGAGCAACTGGAACAACAGGCGCGCCTGAATCCGATCGGCGATCTGACATTGCCGTGGCGCCGGCTGCAGCAGTCGTTGGCCGACACGCGGCAAGAGCTTGCGCCATATTACAAGCGAACGAGTTGA
- a CDS encoding glycosyltransferase family 2 protein: MTTPPAREARAPDLDIGVIYTHEREFTPALLRSLAASVDEVRARLLLVDNASADGVAQWAPLFPRVEPIVNSRRLTYAENLNRVLHASTARYVLLLNTDMLFDPHAHCLSQMVRFMDRHPRCGLAGCRLLHADGSEAHAARRFQTPRVVLARRLRMGADRETTLRAYLYGDRSPGDTFRCDWLSGCFLLVRREAWRQVGGLDEGFRKYFEDVDYCLRVAQAGWDVMYHGATYVYHLEQRGSAKLWSRDAWRHLRSYGRFVRKWGLFPVATAPDLAARRAA, from the coding sequence ATGACGACGCCACCAGCGCGCGAAGCGCGAGCGCCCGATCTCGATATCGGCGTGATCTACACGCACGAGCGCGAGTTTACTCCGGCGCTGTTGCGCTCGTTGGCCGCGTCGGTCGACGAGGTGCGCGCCCGCCTGCTACTGGTGGACAATGCTTCGGCCGATGGCGTAGCGCAATGGGCGCCGCTGTTTCCTCGCGTTGAGCCGATTGTCAACTCGCGGCGATTGACCTATGCCGAAAATCTCAATCGTGTGCTGCACGCGTCGACCGCGCGCTACGTGCTGCTGCTCAACACCGACATGCTGTTCGATCCGCATGCGCATTGCTTAAGCCAGATGGTCCGCTTCATGGATCGCCATCCCCGCTGCGGATTGGCCGGTTGCCGCCTGCTGCATGCCGATGGCAGCGAGGCGCATGCCGCCCGGCGGTTTCAAACACCGCGTGTTGTGCTGGCGCGAAGGCTACGCATGGGAGCGGATCGCGAGACCACCCTTCGCGCCTATCTGTACGGAGACCGTTCGCCGGGCGACACATTTCGCTGTGACTGGTTATCGGGTTGCTTTCTGCTGGTGCGGCGCGAGGCGTGGCGGCAGGTGGGTGGGCTCGACGAGGGATTTCGCAAGTACTTTGAAGATGTCGACTACTGCCTGCGCGTCGCGCAGGCTGGGTGGGACGTGATGTACCACGGCGCCACCTACGTTTACCACCTGGAACAACGCGGCAGCGCCAAATTGTGGTCGCGAGACGCCTGGCGGCATTTGCGATCGTACGGCCGCTTTGTCCGCAAATGGGGATTGTTCCCTGTGGCCACGGCGCCCGATTTAGCGGCACGGCGCGCGGCATAA
- a CDS encoding glycosyltransferase family 39 protein has translation MSLKIVERFSNRLWWRGLLSALAAPPGDMANALVSPQRTTPVAPRWRLLFLLLLLALAPRMVMALRIPAVCPDATIYLDDAQALDRGDLRDCLEGMNLNTLLVALTALHRLGLDWEQSGLVWGVLISTAAVAPLFGWARRQFDDRTAALTCVLYAAHPGLVERSPEIIREPTFWFFLLSTLYFQWRAASDGQYRWFLLAGVGFLLALLTRFEAVFLLIPLLWWTGLRWVQVPDQRRRTVMGLFIALFAIPLILATVNFLLLGQAATTALVRLDPLERAMAWLHSWNDAAATTTMQAGETAPRAATITLIQQFVVAVGRGFDPVVAILLPFSLFGWGRLWLRRDILPLLMMSAAILGATWIHLWYSGEISSRYVLTVFLLLSPLCALGLCWPQSRRALLPGKLAQRPQAQGALLLGSLVLLTLIGWSDALGSNFKSRAQQAELGRWLANRYGDHARMAGSQRAAALVAFYAGADFQDFDHGASLQSLLEAVESYQPEVLVVDRREQEFAPLIESPIIRARYAPISDPSAPRGDAHMLVLIQPGERQRLSQIPATVDVGRQ, from the coding sequence ATGTCATTAAAAATCGTGGAGCGGTTCTCCAACCGCTTGTGGTGGCGAGGTTTGCTGAGCGCGCTGGCCGCACCGCCCGGCGACATGGCCAACGCGCTCGTGTCACCCCAACGAACGACCCCCGTCGCGCCGCGCTGGCGACTGTTGTTCTTGCTGCTGTTGTTGGCGCTGGCGCCGCGCATGGTCATGGCGCTGCGGATACCGGCGGTATGCCCCGACGCCACCATTTATCTCGACGACGCGCAGGCCTTGGATCGCGGCGATCTGCGCGACTGTCTCGAGGGCATGAACCTCAACACCTTGCTCGTCGCCTTGACTGCGTTGCATCGCCTGGGCCTGGACTGGGAGCAAAGCGGGCTGGTTTGGGGAGTGCTGATTTCCACGGCGGCGGTGGCGCCGCTGTTTGGCTGGGCGCGGCGTCAATTCGATGACCGCACCGCAGCGCTGACCTGCGTGCTGTACGCGGCGCATCCGGGACTGGTCGAGCGCAGTCCGGAAATCATTCGCGAGCCGACCTTTTGGTTCTTTTTGCTGTCGACGCTTTACTTTCAATGGCGCGCGGCCAGTGATGGACAATACCGCTGGTTTCTGCTGGCCGGCGTCGGATTTCTGTTGGCCCTGCTGACGCGATTCGAGGCGGTGTTCCTATTGATTCCGCTGTTGTGGTGGACCGGTCTGCGGTGGGTGCAAGTGCCAGATCAACGGCGGCGCACGGTCATGGGCCTGTTCATTGCGCTGTTCGCCATTCCGCTGATATTGGCGACGGTTAACTTCCTGCTGTTGGGGCAAGCCGCGACCACGGCGCTGGTTCGTCTCGACCCGCTCGAGCGCGCCATGGCCTGGCTGCATTCCTGGAACGACGCTGCCGCGACAACGACGATGCAGGCCGGTGAAACGGCGCCGCGCGCCGCCACCATCACGCTGATTCAACAATTCGTGGTCGCCGTGGGGCGGGGTTTTGACCCCGTGGTGGCAATCCTGCTGCCATTCAGCCTGTTTGGTTGGGGCCGCCTCTGGCTGCGGCGTGACATCTTACCGCTTTTAATGATGTCGGCGGCTATTTTGGGCGCCACCTGGATTCATTTGTGGTACTCCGGCGAGATCAGCAGCCGCTACGTGTTGACGGTGTTCTTGCTGCTGTCTCCCCTATGCGCCCTCGGGCTGTGCTGGCCGCAGTCGCGCCGCGCGCTGCTGCCAGGCAAATTGGCGCAGCGACCGCAAGCGCAAGGCGCGTTGCTGCTCGGTAGTTTGGTGTTGCTTACGCTCATTGGCTGGAGCGACGCGCTCGGCAGCAACTTCAAGAGCCGGGCCCAGCAGGCGGAACTTGGCCGCTGGCTGGCGAATCGGTATGGCGACCATGCCCGCATGGCCGGTTCGCAGCGCGCCGCAGCGCTTGTGGCGTTTTACGCCGGCGCTGATTTTCAGGATTTTGATCACGGCGCTTCTCTGCAATCGCTCCTGGAAGCGGTCGAGTCGTATCAGCCTGAAGTGCTGGTGGTCGACCGCCGCGAGCAGGAATTCGCGCCACTGATCGAGTCGCCCATCATTCGCGCCAGATATGCGCCGATCAGCGATCCTTCGGCGCCGCGCGGCGACGCGCACATGCTGGTCTTGATTCAGCCCGGCGAACGACAACGCCTTTCTCAAATTCCGGCGACCGTGGACGTCGGACGCCAATGA
- a CDS encoding GlsB/YeaQ/YmgE family stress response membrane protein gives MCADLMGWCLFGLIAGGIARLLWPGDNVLGCLGTIALGIAGSVVGGFLLGLLTGANSDGIQPAGFLGAIPGALIVLWLARRLAGGPPTT, from the coding sequence ATGTGCGCCGATCTCATGGGCTGGTGTCTATTCGGTTTGATCGCCGGCGGCATTGCGCGACTGTTGTGGCCGGGCGACAACGTGTTGGGTTGCCTGGGCACCATCGCGTTGGGCATCGCCGGTTCGGTGGTCGGTGGCTTTTTGCTCGGTCTGCTCACCGGCGCCAATTCTGACGGTATCCAACCGGCTGGTTTCTTGGGCGCGATCCCCGGCGCGCTCATCGTGCTTTGGTTAGCGCGACGACTGGCAGGGGGGCCGCCCACGACCTAA
- a CDS encoding U32 family peptidase, translated as MSICAAPPELLAPAGDWQALRAAVANGADAVYFGLSEFNARHRAHNFTLEELPQVMQFLHERRVRGYVTLNTLIFADELPEVARLVEGIAAAGADAVIVQDLGLAALIHRLAPTLPIHGSTQMTLTEPAGIEWVRGLGVDRVILARELSLDDIQAIRQATSVPVEVFVHGALCVAYSGQCLTSEALGGRSANRGQCAQACRLPYELVVDGVVRDLGDKAYLLSPKDLAAHDLVADLARLGVVSLKIEGRLKSAEYVAMTTGVYRRAIDACESNEPFALNRQQQLDLAQSFSRGFSHGFLAGIDHQELVEGRFPKSRGVRIGTVVAKTRAGAIVRLEDDQVAVRPGDGVVFDEGHPEQDEQGGRVYEVNEQPSEPRQPRSAELVFGRGSVNWNAVSIGALLWKTDDPALRRRLERTYASDRPLRRGVIGLRVWGAPGEPLFVSGEDDQGRRAVVSWPGPLQAARKHPLDEALAREQLGRLGDTRYELGSVELELPQPVMAPKSVLNDLRRQLVAELEQQQLPARHAIAQPDALAQWRRKIEVQPRAEQPASQLAVLVRNEQQLSAVLQWRPDDALPRPAMVYCDYEDVRRYRDAVRQARDHGMPVGLATLRIIKPGEAGLLRHIVRAEGDAVLVRNLAALALFRAEAPQCELVGDYALNVANDLTADLLLEAGLARITPSYDMNWNQFEAFARRTPSGRLEAVVHQHLPMFHMEHCVFAAVLSSGKDWRDCGRPCDQHRVELRDRAGAPLPLLADTGCRNTVFNAVAQSAAEYLPSMQRLGLRYFRVELLRETRDETCALLQHYTRVLAGLDSGRGTWRQLQVLNQLGVTRGTLQLA; from the coding sequence ATGTCCATTTGCGCCGCTCCGCCCGAACTATTGGCCCCGGCCGGGGATTGGCAGGCCTTGCGCGCGGCGGTCGCCAACGGAGCCGACGCGGTGTACTTCGGTCTTTCGGAGTTCAATGCACGACACCGCGCCCACAACTTTACGCTCGAAGAATTGCCGCAGGTGATGCAGTTCCTGCACGAGCGGCGGGTGCGCGGCTACGTCACTCTGAACACGCTTATTTTCGCCGACGAACTGCCCGAGGTGGCACGGCTCGTGGAAGGCATCGCCGCGGCGGGCGCTGATGCGGTGATTGTGCAAGACCTGGGTCTGGCGGCATTGATCCACCGACTGGCGCCGACCTTGCCGATTCACGGCTCAACCCAAATGACGCTGACCGAGCCAGCCGGCATCGAATGGGTTCGCGGGCTAGGGGTGGATCGCGTGATCTTGGCGCGCGAGCTTTCGCTGGACGACATCCAAGCCATCCGCCAAGCGACCAGCGTGCCGGTGGAGGTGTTTGTGCATGGGGCGCTGTGCGTGGCCTACAGCGGCCAATGCCTGACGAGCGAGGCGCTGGGCGGGCGCAGCGCCAACCGAGGTCAATGCGCGCAGGCCTGCCGGTTGCCGTACGAATTGGTGGTCGACGGCGTGGTGCGCGATCTGGGAGACAAGGCGTATCTACTCAGCCCCAAGGACCTGGCCGCGCACGACCTGGTGGCCGACTTGGCGCGGCTGGGCGTGGTGAGCCTCAAGATCGAAGGAAGACTCAAAAGCGCGGAATACGTGGCGATGACCACCGGCGTCTACCGCCGCGCCATCGACGCCTGCGAAAGCAACGAGCCGTTTGCCCTCAATCGCCAGCAGCAATTGGATTTGGCGCAGAGCTTTTCGCGCGGATTCAGCCACGGCTTTTTGGCGGGCATCGACCATCAAGAGTTGGTGGAAGGGCGATTCCCCAAAAGCCGCGGCGTGCGAATCGGGACGGTGGTCGCCAAGACGCGCGCCGGCGCGATCGTGCGACTCGAAGACGATCAAGTGGCGGTGCGACCGGGCGACGGCGTGGTTTTCGACGAGGGGCATCCGGAGCAGGACGAGCAAGGAGGCCGGGTTTACGAGGTGAACGAGCAACCCAGCGAGCCGCGGCAGCCTCGAAGCGCGGAGCTCGTTTTCGGCCGCGGCAGCGTGAATTGGAACGCGGTTTCGATCGGCGCGTTGCTGTGGAAGACCGACGACCCCGCGCTGCGCCGACGGCTGGAGCGCACCTACGCCAGCGATCGACCACTGCGGCGCGGCGTGATTGGGCTACGTGTTTGGGGGGCGCCGGGCGAGCCGCTCTTTGTGTCGGGGGAGGACGATCAAGGCCGCCGCGCGGTGGTGTCGTGGCCGGGCCCGCTGCAAGCGGCGCGCAAACACCCGCTCGACGAGGCGCTGGCGCGCGAGCAATTGGGGCGATTGGGCGACACGCGCTACGAGCTGGGCAGCGTGGAACTAGAACTACCTCAGCCGGTCATGGCGCCCAAGAGCGTGCTCAACGATCTGCGCCGCCAGTTGGTGGCGGAACTCGAACAACAGCAACTGCCGGCGCGGCATGCGATTGCCCAGCCCGACGCGCTAGCACAGTGGCGCCGCAAAATTGAGGTTCAACCACGCGCCGAACAACCTGCGTCGCAACTGGCGGTGCTCGTGCGCAACGAACAACAGTTGTCGGCGGTGCTTCAGTGGCGGCCAGACGACGCGCTGCCGCGGCCAGCGATGGTGTATTGCGATTATGAGGATGTGCGGCGCTATCGCGACGCCGTCCGGCAAGCGCGCGACCACGGGATGCCGGTGGGACTAGCGACGCTGCGGATCATCAAACCGGGGGAGGCTGGTTTGCTGCGGCATATCGTGCGCGCGGAGGGGGACGCCGTTTTGGTGCGGAATCTGGCGGCGCTGGCGCTGTTCCGCGCCGAGGCGCCGCAGTGCGAGCTGGTGGGCGACTATGCGCTGAATGTCGCCAACGACCTGACCGCCGACTTGCTGTTGGAGGCTGGGCTGGCGCGCATTACCCCCTCTTACGATATGAACTGGAACCAGTTCGAGGCGTTCGCGCGGCGCACGCCATCCGGTCGCTTGGAGGCGGTGGTGCATCAGCATTTGCCGATGTTTCACATGGAGCACTGCGTGTTCGCTGCCGTGCTCTCCAGCGGCAAAGACTGGCGCGACTGCGGACGCCCCTGCGACCAGCACCGCGTGGAACTGCGCGATCGAGCCGGAGCGCCGCTGCCACTGTTGGCCGACACCGGCTGCCGCAACACGGTGTTCAACGCGGTGGCGCAGTCGGCGGCCGAATACCTGCCGAGCATGCAGCGGCTGGGACTGCGCTATTTTCGCGTGGAGTTGCTGCGCGAGACGCGCGACGAGACCTGTGCGCTGCTGCAACACTACACACGCGTGCTAGCAGGCCTCGATAGCGGACGCGGCACCTGGCGGCAATTGCAGGTGCTCAACCAACTCGGCGTGACGCGCGGCACCCTGCAACTCGCATAG